From Drosophila yakuba strain Tai18E2 chromosome 2L, Prin_Dyak_Tai18E2_2.1, whole genome shotgun sequence, one genomic window encodes:
- the LOC6529084 gene encoding sterol regulatory element-binding protein cleavage-activating protein isoform X2 yields MKLDYRIITCYVHQKIELSYPLINIPLPGTIPTKIVLPYEAGSGSQSGHNHNTSSITPQKPHPSVEPWSAERAQVLNSSTTDRSPPPLLPWAQSSPTFFYVQQITLRASVLPWTEGMQLMDAFRAPLYEVFKLLEIVRNHQSSENKRTLEHNCLHVENVKRGSHGQLDQIFPEYGCLLLSPANLWTQNSQNFTRDTNILNTIFQYHNLQKSKVSAAEMLFGLPMQDTGFKRYPLRARSRIIQYALTLVLKHNDMEYLNTLKAKLQGQYPPLPLDSASAEEATTITYIFYPGEYRMWELVPYTVAFMLVFAYVYFSVRKIDVFRSRFLLALCSVITTVGSLAMSLGLCFFFGLTISLQSKDIFPYLVILVGLENSLVITKSVVSMDETFDVKIRVAQALSKEGWHISKTLLTEITILTIGLATFVPVIQEFCIFAIVGLLSDFMLQMLLFSTILAMNIKRTEYTAEAKHLPKMLLSCTQGTGRQDFRFFGAAPALPPFIPGTFQRSQSHPKLCFADAASVTDRTSMVNGHLSAEQRIPKRIKIVNFWARTRFFQRAFMIWMIVWICSIVYNSGYLEQLFSMENNGTMTATLELQRRLQAGRGAVSSFFEGWQKDGQRATSAPSDSGFSSSIKAPLAIDINETAEDMLRLRYPSFDLNYFLSNFHWSTIMKQYNISLSGHYVTLLPTIRLSHAIAPELATLLRNPQEQLQQNFQWKALAAALDPLDFNDDDVRRESPMVMAEGLPLVPKSPMEIFFAILLCCISIFVLCYTMVVFYRCICTRNYAEWRSSWHESEAPYKQTEQILEGVPTQIAGHKHRIECLISDGASIISCCLKGQIRVWDARSGEQLTSISRSDIQISQQRPDGQTLVRKLTVSPVWCLDYFDNLIAVGCANGRVELWESPAGLLKCAYQEDAKRNQGITHIHLNGDRVIVARLNGRLDVYRLETYYKGKQIDWGFTSAYRRTHVRTGSTGSLGLIMQRCQQEASQKTTKEEMKITLEGVRLAHQQPITCMQVVNDMVFTGSQDHTLKVYCLNKSDVEYTLHGHCGPVTCLFVDRWQPGTGGSGSQDGLLCVWDLFTGACMYNIQAHDGAVSCLACAPSYVISLGTDERICVWERFQGNLLTTINISNAYSSLLMLTPSLLVTSKMGSLIVWDVRTGQPAREVKLDFANLQLCPKIMMLACDSVVCDYGNEIRVVRFPIVADKCH; encoded by the exons TTGTTATGTACATCAGAAAATTGAATTAAG CTATCCGTTAATCAACATACCGTTGCCCGGGACCATACCCACCAAGATTGTATTACCCTACGAGGCTGGGTCCGGATCACAATCAGGGCACAATCATAATACATCCTCGATTACACCGCAGAAACCGCACCCTTCCGTCGAACCCTGGTCCGCCGAACGCGCACAGGTACTCAATAGCAGCACCACGGACCGGAGTCCGCCTCCCCTTTTGCCCTGGGCGCAAAGCAGCCCCACCTTTTTCTACGTCCAGCAGATTACTCTGCGGGCTAGTGTTCTCCCGTGGACGGAGGGTATGCAGCTTATGGATGCGTTTCGAGCGCCGCTCTACGAAGTTTTTAAACTGCTTGAAATTGTGCGCAATCACCAGAGCAGTGAAAA CAAGCGTACCCTGGAGCACAACTGCCTACATGTAGAGAACGTAAAACGCGGATCACACGGGCAGCTGGACCAGATTTTTCCGGAGTATGGCTGCCTGCTGCTCTCGCCTGCCAACCTGTGGACTCAGAACTCTCAGAACTTTACTCGGGACACAAACATTCTGAACACAATATTTCAGTACCAT AACCTGCAGAAATCAAAAGTTTCCGCGGCGGAAATGCTGTTCGGTTTGCCTATGCAGGACACTGGATTTAAGCGTTACCCGCTGCGCGCTCGATCGCGTATTATACAGTATGCCTTGACATTGGTCCTTAAGCACAATGATATGGAGTACCTGAACACACTGAAGGCAAAGCTGCAGGGGCAATACCCGCCACTCCCGTTGGATAGTGCGTCGGCGGAGGAGGCGACCACCATAACTTACATATTTTACCCGGGAGAGTACAGGATGTGGGAACTGGTGCCCTACACAGTGGCCTTTATGTTGGTGTTTGCGTACGTCTACTTCTCTGTTCGTAAAATCGATGTGTTTCGTTCCCGCTTTTTGCTGGCCCTATGTAGCGTAATTACCACAGTCGGAAGCTTGGCCATGTCCCTTGGCTTGTGTTTCTTCTTTGGCCTGACAATATCGTTGCAGTCAAAGGACATATTTCCCTATCTTGTAATCCTTGTAGGATTGGAAAATAGTTTGGTGATCACGAAGAGCGTTGTCTCAATGGACGAGACATTCGACGTGAAGATCCGCGTGGCGCAGGCCCTTAGCAAGGAGGGTTGGCATATATCCAAGACTCTTCTGACGGAGATAACAATTTTAACAATTGGCCTTGCCACGTTCGTCCCCGTCATACAGGAGTTTTGTATCTTTGCCATAGTCGGCTTGCTTTCCGATTTTATGCTACAGATGCTGCTCTTTTCAACAATATTGGCCATGAACATTAAACGGACCGAGTATACGGCGGAGGCCAAGCACCTTCCCAAGATGTTGCTGAGCTGCACCCAAGGGACTGGACGACaggattttcgattttttgggGCCGCCCCAGCATTGCCCCCGTTTATCCCTGGCACATTTCAACGTTCTCAGTCGCATCCAAAACTCTGTTTTGCTGATGCCGCATCTGTTACCGATCGAACAAGCATGGTTAATGGACACTTATCGGCGGAGCAGCGAATACCTAAACGCATCAAGATTGTAAACTTCTGGGCGCGCACGCGCTTTTTTCAGCGTGCATTCATGATCTGGATGATTGTGTGGATCTGCTCTATTGTATATAATTCGGGATATCTGGAGCAGTTGTTTAGCATGGAGAACAACGGTACAATGACGGCAACTCTTGAACTTCAACGGCGCCTACAGGCAGGTCGGGGAGCAGTCAGCAGTTTCTTCGAGGGATGGCAAAAGGACGGACAGCGTGCTACGAGCGCGCCGAGCGACAGCGGCTTTTCTTCGTCCATAAAAGCTCCGCTAGCGATCGACATAAACGAGACGGCCGAGGATATGTTGAGACTGCGATATCCAAGCTTTGACTTAAACTATTTTCTTTCAAACTTTCACTGGTCCACGATTATGAAACAGTACAACATCTCACTAAGTGGGCACTACGTTACCCTGCTGCCGACCATTCGCCTTAGTCATGCCATCGCTCCAGAGCTAGCCACTCTATTGCGAAATccgcaggagcagctgcaacaaaatTTTCAATGGAAGGCCCTAGCGGCTGCACTTGATCCGCTGGACTTTAATGACGACGACGTGCGCCGCGAGTCTCCGATGGTTATGGCAGAGGGGTTGCCTTTGGTACCCAAAAGCCctatggaaatattttttgccatCCTCTTGTGCTGCATTAGCATCTTCGTGCTTTGCTACACTATGGTGGTTTTTTATCGCTGCATCTGTACCAGGAACTACGCAGAGTGGCGCTCTAGTTGGCACGAATCCGAGGCGCCGTACAAGCAGACTGAACAAATCCTGGAGGGAGTTCCAACGCAAATCGCCGGACACAAGCATCGCATTGAGTGTCTGATATCTGACGGCGCCAGCATCATAAGCTGTTGCCTTAAAGGTCAAATCCGAGTGTGGGATGCACGCAGTGGCGAGCAACTAACCAGCATCTCCCGATCGGATATTCAGATCTCTCAGCAGCGACCGGATGGGCAGACGCTGGTACGAAAGCTAACCGTGTCACCGGTGTGGTGTCTGGACTACTTCGACAATCTTATCGCAGTAGGCTGCGCCAACGGACGCGTAGAATTGTGGGAATCCCCTGCGGGATTGCTTAAATGTGCATACCAAGAAGACGCGAAGAGAAACCAGGGTATAACCCACATTCACCTCAACGGCGATCGGGTGATTGTGGCGCGTCTTAACGGCCGACTAGATGTCTACCGCTTGGAGACGTACTACAAGGGGAAGCAAATCGACTGGGGTTTTACCTCGGCTTACAGGCGCA CTCATGTGCGAACTGGATCCACTGGAAGCCTGGGATTAATAATGCAACGCTGTCAGCAAGAAGCATCTCAGAAGACCACCAAGGAGGAAATGAAAATCACATTGGAGGGTGTAAGACTAGCGCATCAGCAACCAATCACATGCATGCAGGTCGTTAACGACATGGTGTTCACTGGCAGCCAGGATCACACCCTCAAA GTGTATTGTCTTAACAAGTCCGATGTTGAGTATACGCTCCATGGTCACTGTGGGCCCGTAACGTGTCTCTTTGTGGATCGCTGGCAACCGGGCACGGGAGGGTCTGGGTCGCAGGACGGTCTGCTCTGCGTATGGGATCTGTTCACAGGCGCCTGCATGTATAATATCCAAGCTCACGACGGTGCCGTCAGCTGTCTGGCCTGTGCACCCAGTTACGTAATCTCGCTAGGAACGGACGAGAGGATCTGCGTGTGGGAACGCTTTCAGGGAAACCTGTTAACTACCATCAACATCTCAAACGCGTACTCGAGTCTACTGATGTTAACACCGTCACTATTGGTTACGAGCAAAATGG GATCTCTTATTGTGTGGGATGTGCGCACTGGGCAGCCGGCTCGCGAGGTCAAACTGGACTTTGCAAACCTGCAGCTATGTCCCAAAATAATGATGCTTGCCTGCGACTCGGTAGTTTGCGACTACGGAAATGAGATCCGCGTTGTCCGTTTTCCCATTGTGGCTGACAAGTGCCACTAA
- the LOC6529084 gene encoding sterol regulatory element-binding protein cleavage-activating protein isoform X1 has translation MAAATDVSARAAAAASSTSPRTSVSNNSGLPGKPFGPAPSSAGVAGTAAASSTGLPASVSHFYYKHGLFLSSYPTCASSIALMAILLSCYPLINIPLPGTIPTKIVLPYEAGSGSQSGHNHNTSSITPQKPHPSVEPWSAERAQVLNSSTTDRSPPPLLPWAQSSPTFFYVQQITLRASVLPWTEGMQLMDAFRAPLYEVFKLLEIVRNHQSSENKRTLEHNCLHVENVKRGSHGQLDQIFPEYGCLLLSPANLWTQNSQNFTRDTNILNTIFQYHNLQKSKVSAAEMLFGLPMQDTGFKRYPLRARSRIIQYALTLVLKHNDMEYLNTLKAKLQGQYPPLPLDSASAEEATTITYIFYPGEYRMWELVPYTVAFMLVFAYVYFSVRKIDVFRSRFLLALCSVITTVGSLAMSLGLCFFFGLTISLQSKDIFPYLVILVGLENSLVITKSVVSMDETFDVKIRVAQALSKEGWHISKTLLTEITILTIGLATFVPVIQEFCIFAIVGLLSDFMLQMLLFSTILAMNIKRTEYTAEAKHLPKMLLSCTQGTGRQDFRFFGAAPALPPFIPGTFQRSQSHPKLCFADAASVTDRTSMVNGHLSAEQRIPKRIKIVNFWARTRFFQRAFMIWMIVWICSIVYNSGYLEQLFSMENNGTMTATLELQRRLQAGRGAVSSFFEGWQKDGQRATSAPSDSGFSSSIKAPLAIDINETAEDMLRLRYPSFDLNYFLSNFHWSTIMKQYNISLSGHYVTLLPTIRLSHAIAPELATLLRNPQEQLQQNFQWKALAAALDPLDFNDDDVRRESPMVMAEGLPLVPKSPMEIFFAILLCCISIFVLCYTMVVFYRCICTRNYAEWRSSWHESEAPYKQTEQILEGVPTQIAGHKHRIECLISDGASIISCCLKGQIRVWDARSGEQLTSISRSDIQISQQRPDGQTLVRKLTVSPVWCLDYFDNLIAVGCANGRVELWESPAGLLKCAYQEDAKRNQGITHIHLNGDRVIVARLNGRLDVYRLETYYKGKQIDWGFTSAYRRTHVRTGSTGSLGLIMQRCQQEASQKTTKEEMKITLEGVRLAHQQPITCMQVVNDMVFTGSQDHTLKVYCLNKSDVEYTLHGHCGPVTCLFVDRWQPGTGGSGSQDGLLCVWDLFTGACMYNIQAHDGAVSCLACAPSYVISLGTDERICVWERFQGNLLTTINISNAYSSLLMLTPSLLVTSKMGSLIVWDVRTGQPAREVKLDFANLQLCPKIMMLACDSVVCDYGNEIRVVRFPIVADKCH, from the exons CTATCCGTTAATCAACATACCGTTGCCCGGGACCATACCCACCAAGATTGTATTACCCTACGAGGCTGGGTCCGGATCACAATCAGGGCACAATCATAATACATCCTCGATTACACCGCAGAAACCGCACCCTTCCGTCGAACCCTGGTCCGCCGAACGCGCACAGGTACTCAATAGCAGCACCACGGACCGGAGTCCGCCTCCCCTTTTGCCCTGGGCGCAAAGCAGCCCCACCTTTTTCTACGTCCAGCAGATTACTCTGCGGGCTAGTGTTCTCCCGTGGACGGAGGGTATGCAGCTTATGGATGCGTTTCGAGCGCCGCTCTACGAAGTTTTTAAACTGCTTGAAATTGTGCGCAATCACCAGAGCAGTGAAAA CAAGCGTACCCTGGAGCACAACTGCCTACATGTAGAGAACGTAAAACGCGGATCACACGGGCAGCTGGACCAGATTTTTCCGGAGTATGGCTGCCTGCTGCTCTCGCCTGCCAACCTGTGGACTCAGAACTCTCAGAACTTTACTCGGGACACAAACATTCTGAACACAATATTTCAGTACCAT AACCTGCAGAAATCAAAAGTTTCCGCGGCGGAAATGCTGTTCGGTTTGCCTATGCAGGACACTGGATTTAAGCGTTACCCGCTGCGCGCTCGATCGCGTATTATACAGTATGCCTTGACATTGGTCCTTAAGCACAATGATATGGAGTACCTGAACACACTGAAGGCAAAGCTGCAGGGGCAATACCCGCCACTCCCGTTGGATAGTGCGTCGGCGGAGGAGGCGACCACCATAACTTACATATTTTACCCGGGAGAGTACAGGATGTGGGAACTGGTGCCCTACACAGTGGCCTTTATGTTGGTGTTTGCGTACGTCTACTTCTCTGTTCGTAAAATCGATGTGTTTCGTTCCCGCTTTTTGCTGGCCCTATGTAGCGTAATTACCACAGTCGGAAGCTTGGCCATGTCCCTTGGCTTGTGTTTCTTCTTTGGCCTGACAATATCGTTGCAGTCAAAGGACATATTTCCCTATCTTGTAATCCTTGTAGGATTGGAAAATAGTTTGGTGATCACGAAGAGCGTTGTCTCAATGGACGAGACATTCGACGTGAAGATCCGCGTGGCGCAGGCCCTTAGCAAGGAGGGTTGGCATATATCCAAGACTCTTCTGACGGAGATAACAATTTTAACAATTGGCCTTGCCACGTTCGTCCCCGTCATACAGGAGTTTTGTATCTTTGCCATAGTCGGCTTGCTTTCCGATTTTATGCTACAGATGCTGCTCTTTTCAACAATATTGGCCATGAACATTAAACGGACCGAGTATACGGCGGAGGCCAAGCACCTTCCCAAGATGTTGCTGAGCTGCACCCAAGGGACTGGACGACaggattttcgattttttgggGCCGCCCCAGCATTGCCCCCGTTTATCCCTGGCACATTTCAACGTTCTCAGTCGCATCCAAAACTCTGTTTTGCTGATGCCGCATCTGTTACCGATCGAACAAGCATGGTTAATGGACACTTATCGGCGGAGCAGCGAATACCTAAACGCATCAAGATTGTAAACTTCTGGGCGCGCACGCGCTTTTTTCAGCGTGCATTCATGATCTGGATGATTGTGTGGATCTGCTCTATTGTATATAATTCGGGATATCTGGAGCAGTTGTTTAGCATGGAGAACAACGGTACAATGACGGCAACTCTTGAACTTCAACGGCGCCTACAGGCAGGTCGGGGAGCAGTCAGCAGTTTCTTCGAGGGATGGCAAAAGGACGGACAGCGTGCTACGAGCGCGCCGAGCGACAGCGGCTTTTCTTCGTCCATAAAAGCTCCGCTAGCGATCGACATAAACGAGACGGCCGAGGATATGTTGAGACTGCGATATCCAAGCTTTGACTTAAACTATTTTCTTTCAAACTTTCACTGGTCCACGATTATGAAACAGTACAACATCTCACTAAGTGGGCACTACGTTACCCTGCTGCCGACCATTCGCCTTAGTCATGCCATCGCTCCAGAGCTAGCCACTCTATTGCGAAATccgcaggagcagctgcaacaaaatTTTCAATGGAAGGCCCTAGCGGCTGCACTTGATCCGCTGGACTTTAATGACGACGACGTGCGCCGCGAGTCTCCGATGGTTATGGCAGAGGGGTTGCCTTTGGTACCCAAAAGCCctatggaaatattttttgccatCCTCTTGTGCTGCATTAGCATCTTCGTGCTTTGCTACACTATGGTGGTTTTTTATCGCTGCATCTGTACCAGGAACTACGCAGAGTGGCGCTCTAGTTGGCACGAATCCGAGGCGCCGTACAAGCAGACTGAACAAATCCTGGAGGGAGTTCCAACGCAAATCGCCGGACACAAGCATCGCATTGAGTGTCTGATATCTGACGGCGCCAGCATCATAAGCTGTTGCCTTAAAGGTCAAATCCGAGTGTGGGATGCACGCAGTGGCGAGCAACTAACCAGCATCTCCCGATCGGATATTCAGATCTCTCAGCAGCGACCGGATGGGCAGACGCTGGTACGAAAGCTAACCGTGTCACCGGTGTGGTGTCTGGACTACTTCGACAATCTTATCGCAGTAGGCTGCGCCAACGGACGCGTAGAATTGTGGGAATCCCCTGCGGGATTGCTTAAATGTGCATACCAAGAAGACGCGAAGAGAAACCAGGGTATAACCCACATTCACCTCAACGGCGATCGGGTGATTGTGGCGCGTCTTAACGGCCGACTAGATGTCTACCGCTTGGAGACGTACTACAAGGGGAAGCAAATCGACTGGGGTTTTACCTCGGCTTACAGGCGCA CTCATGTGCGAACTGGATCCACTGGAAGCCTGGGATTAATAATGCAACGCTGTCAGCAAGAAGCATCTCAGAAGACCACCAAGGAGGAAATGAAAATCACATTGGAGGGTGTAAGACTAGCGCATCAGCAACCAATCACATGCATGCAGGTCGTTAACGACATGGTGTTCACTGGCAGCCAGGATCACACCCTCAAA GTGTATTGTCTTAACAAGTCCGATGTTGAGTATACGCTCCATGGTCACTGTGGGCCCGTAACGTGTCTCTTTGTGGATCGCTGGCAACCGGGCACGGGAGGGTCTGGGTCGCAGGACGGTCTGCTCTGCGTATGGGATCTGTTCACAGGCGCCTGCATGTATAATATCCAAGCTCACGACGGTGCCGTCAGCTGTCTGGCCTGTGCACCCAGTTACGTAATCTCGCTAGGAACGGACGAGAGGATCTGCGTGTGGGAACGCTTTCAGGGAAACCTGTTAACTACCATCAACATCTCAAACGCGTACTCGAGTCTACTGATGTTAACACCGTCACTATTGGTTACGAGCAAAATGG GATCTCTTATTGTGTGGGATGTGCGCACTGGGCAGCCGGCTCGCGAGGTCAAACTGGACTTTGCAAACCTGCAGCTATGTCCCAAAATAATGATGCTTGCCTGCGACTCGGTAGTTTGCGACTACGGAAATGAGATCCGCGTTGTCCGTTTTCCCATTGTGGCTGACAAGTGCCACTAA
- the LOC6529085 gene encoding cell death protein 3 isoform X1 — protein sequence MGWWSKKSETDRSQPSQALVVQDPRTSVKTTSAATETTNTAVQNSTITDTNKQTVTFLTTRQTVTHTQRALITETTTRRTPSQAELEALFAQMRMGCEGPIGSTTTTTSSSRSRPPSLNGVSFRSTQPFKATASSANKRSSTLVNTEQTTVTKKKGHTVTQHLETHRVDLKESRPRTNWPPFASAANSSASTYVSPYAQNPSLPITYTSPYAKTPKTNSSNPSSSYVPSISSSANPSSSVSSISSFFKPAPKHVKTPHTSTATPKPYISLGLSGGTKPKVTAVAQSLDAQGTSSTSLGTSKSSLTKSKLKPARVYIFNHERFDNKNEFRKGSVQDVKVLRATFEQLKCKVEVITDATLATIKKTVRMLETKDFEDKSALVLVMLSHGTRHDRLAAKDDDYSLDYDVVFPILRNRTLKDKPKLLFVQACKGANELGGFMTDAAQPNGSPNEILKCYSTYEGYVSYRTEDGTPFIQTLCEALNRSGKTSDIDTIMTTVRRVVKMQTKDGQIPSVTSTLTSKYVFGDYI from the exons ATGGGTTGGTGGAGCAAGAAAAGCGAGACAGATCGCAGCCAACCCAGTCAGGCACTAGTGGTGCAGGACCCGCGCACAAGCGTCAAAACCACGAGTGCAGCCACGGAGACAACCAACACTGCCGTGCAGAACTCGACAATAACGGACACCAACAAGCAGACGGTTACCTTTCTTACCACCCGTCAGACAGTGACGCACACGCAGCGGGCGCTGATCACGGAAACGACAACGCGACGCACGCCCAGTCAGGCGGAGTTAGAGGCTCTTTTCGCACAGATGAGAATGGGCTGCGAGGGACCCATTGGCTCCACCACCACGACAACCAGCTCCTCGCGCTCCCGACCGCCCAGTTTGAACGGTGTCTCCTTTCGCTCCACACAACCCTTCAAGGCCACGGCAAGCAGTGCCAACAAACGATCAAGCACCTTAGTCAATACCGAGCAGACGACAgtgaccaaaaaaaaaggacacaCGGTCACCCAGCACCTGGAGACTCATCGAGTGGACCTGAAGGAAAGTCGCCCTAGGACCAACTGGCCGCCATTTGCGTCCGCTGCAAACAGCTCGGCCTCCACCTACGTCTCACCTTATGCTCAGAATCCAAGCCTGCCCATAACTTACACATCTCCATATGCCAAGACCCCAAAAACCAATAGCTCCAATCCCAGTTCCAGCTACGTTCCGAGTATTTCCAGTAGTGCCAATCCATCATCATCTGTTTCCTCCATTTCGAGCTTTTTCAAGCCCGCCCCTAAGCATGTTAAAACACCGCACACCTCTACTGCAACTCCCAAACCTTACATTAGTCTGGGATTGTCAGGAGGCACCAAGCCAAAGGTCACTGCCGTCGCACAATCCCTAGATGCCCAGGGCACGAGTTCAACGAGCCTGGGTACCTCGAAGTCGAGCCTGACCAAGAGTAAATTAAAGCCCGCCCGGGTGTATATCTTCAACCACGAGCGGTTTGATAACAAGAACGAATTCAGAAAGGGCAGTGTCCAGGATGTGAAGGTCTTGCGCGCCACATTTGAGCAGCTGAAGTGCAAAGTGGAGGTCATTACAGACGCAACCCTGGCCACCATTAAAAAAACAGTCCGAATGT TGGAAACCAAGGATTTTGAGGACAAAAGCGCTCTCGTCCTCGTAATGCTCAGTCATGGGACGCGCCACGACCGACTTGCAGCAAAGGATGACGACTACTCCTTAGACTATGACGTGGTATTTCCCATACTGCGCAATCGTACGCTTAAAGACAAGCCCAAGCTACTTTTCGTTCAGGCTTGCAAGGGCGCTAACGAACTAGGGGGCTTTATGACCGATGCCGCCCAGCCCAATGGGTCTCCAAATGAGATCCTCAAGTGCTATAGCACATACGAGGGATATGTATCTTACCGCACGGAGGACGGAACTCCTTTTATTCAGACACTGTGTGAGGCTCTCAATCGATCGGGGAAGACTTCAGACATCGACACCATAATGACGACTGTGCGACGAGTGGTTAAAATGCAAACCAA agACGGCCAAATTCCATCTGTTACTAGCACCCTTACCTCTAAGTACGTTTTTGGCGATTACATCTGA
- the LOC6529085 gene encoding putative protein TPRXL isoform X2, with the protein MGWWSKKSETDRSQPSQALVVQDPRTSVKTTSAATETTNTAVQNSTITDTNKQTVTFLTTRQTVTHTQRALITETTTRRTPSQAELEALFAQMRMGCEGPIGSTTTTTSSSRSRPPSLNGVSFRSTQPFKATASSANKRSSTLVNTEQTTVTKKKGHTVTQHLETHRVDLKESRPRTNWPPFASAANSSASTYVSPYAQNPSLPITYTSPYAKTPKTNSSNPSSSYVPSISSSANPSSSVSSISSFFKPAPKHVKTPHTSTATPKPYISLGLSGGTKPKVTAVAQSLDAQGTSSTSLGTSKSSLTKSKLKPARVYIFNHERFDNKNEFRKGSVQDVKVLRATFEQLKCKVEVITDATLATIKKTVRM; encoded by the exons ATGGGTTGGTGGAGCAAGAAAAGCGAGACAGATCGCAGCCAACCCAGTCAGGCACTAGTGGTGCAGGACCCGCGCACAAGCGTCAAAACCACGAGTGCAGCCACGGAGACAACCAACACTGCCGTGCAGAACTCGACAATAACGGACACCAACAAGCAGACGGTTACCTTTCTTACCACCCGTCAGACAGTGACGCACACGCAGCGGGCGCTGATCACGGAAACGACAACGCGACGCACGCCCAGTCAGGCGGAGTTAGAGGCTCTTTTCGCACAGATGAGAATGGGCTGCGAGGGACCCATTGGCTCCACCACCACGACAACCAGCTCCTCGCGCTCCCGACCGCCCAGTTTGAACGGTGTCTCCTTTCGCTCCACACAACCCTTCAAGGCCACGGCAAGCAGTGCCAACAAACGATCAAGCACCTTAGTCAATACCGAGCAGACGACAgtgaccaaaaaaaaaggacacaCGGTCACCCAGCACCTGGAGACTCATCGAGTGGACCTGAAGGAAAGTCGCCCTAGGACCAACTGGCCGCCATTTGCGTCCGCTGCAAACAGCTCGGCCTCCACCTACGTCTCACCTTATGCTCAGAATCCAAGCCTGCCCATAACTTACACATCTCCATATGCCAAGACCCCAAAAACCAATAGCTCCAATCCCAGTTCCAGCTACGTTCCGAGTATTTCCAGTAGTGCCAATCCATCATCATCTGTTTCCTCCATTTCGAGCTTTTTCAAGCCCGCCCCTAAGCATGTTAAAACACCGCACACCTCTACTGCAACTCCCAAACCTTACATTAGTCTGGGATTGTCAGGAGGCACCAAGCCAAAGGTCACTGCCGTCGCACAATCCCTAGATGCCCAGGGCACGAGTTCAACGAGCCTGGGTACCTCGAAGTCGAGCCTGACCAAGAGTAAATTAAAGCCCGCCCGGGTGTATATCTTCAACCACGAGCGGTTTGATAACAAGAACGAATTCAGAAAGGGCAGTGTCCAGGATGTGAAGGTCTTGCGCGCCACATTTGAGCAGCTGAAGTGCAAAGTGGAGGTCATTACAGACGCAACCCTGGCCACCATTAAAAAAACAGTCCGAATGT GA